A stretch of the Halomonas sp. BDJS001 genome encodes the following:
- a CDS encoding glycoside hydrolase family 43 protein has translation MDDVIHNPILAGFNPDPSICRVGDDYYLATSTFEWYPGVQIHRSRDLANWALVTRPLSRASQLDMRGNPDSCGIWAPCLSYADGLFWLVYTDMKRYEGNFKDGHNYVVTAPRIEGPWSDPVYLNSSGFDPSLFHDDDGRKWLINLQWDYRQREGRDRFGGIVLQEYDVEQRRLVGDIITIFTGTELKLTEGPHLYRRDGWYHLLVAEGGTGYQHAVTMARSKKLTGPYQVHPNNPLLTSQHDPENPLQRAGHADLVDSPEGDSYLVHLCGRPLPGTRLSPLGRETAIQRVAWGDDGWLRLADGGNTPALKVTVSGVSQKPPVPEERYDFETDTLPAAFQWLRTPYPDRLFSLTERPGYLRLFGRESVGSWFEQALVARRQDCIHCSAETTLEFEPDDIQQFAGLIAYYNRFKFHYLAVTLNDVGDKVLSVISCLDDWPNGNLEIADASVRLAPGGKIRLGLDIHARELRFRYAQGGGEWQPIGPALDAGLLSDEGSGRAHGYFTGTFLGMAAYDISGRGTPADFQAFCYRRAPLSETR, from the coding sequence ATGGACGATGTTATTCATAATCCAATTCTGGCCGGGTTTAACCCCGATCCCTCAATTTGCCGGGTAGGCGATGACTACTACCTCGCTACTTCGACCTTTGAGTGGTACCCCGGTGTTCAGATCCATCGCTCCCGCGACCTGGCTAACTGGGCGCTGGTCACACGGCCATTGAGCCGGGCCAGCCAGTTGGATATGCGCGGAAATCCGGACTCCTGCGGCATCTGGGCGCCCTGTTTGAGCTACGCCGACGGCCTGTTCTGGCTGGTCTACACCGATATGAAGCGTTATGAGGGTAACTTCAAGGATGGACATAATTACGTGGTGACAGCGCCACGTATTGAGGGCCCCTGGAGCGATCCGGTCTATCTCAATTCGAGCGGCTTTGATCCTTCATTGTTTCACGATGACGATGGCCGCAAGTGGCTGATTAACCTGCAGTGGGATTATCGCCAGCGGGAAGGGCGGGATCGTTTCGGCGGCATTGTGCTGCAAGAGTACGATGTGGAACAGCGCCGCCTAGTCGGTGACATCATAACTATTTTCACCGGTACCGAACTGAAGCTGACGGAAGGGCCGCACCTCTATCGGCGCGATGGCTGGTACCACCTGCTGGTGGCCGAGGGTGGCACGGGCTACCAGCATGCGGTGACCATGGCGCGTTCAAAAAAACTGACAGGCCCTTATCAAGTACATCCCAATAATCCACTTCTGACGAGTCAACATGATCCTGAAAACCCGCTACAGCGTGCGGGCCATGCGGATCTGGTCGATAGCCCTGAAGGTGATAGCTACCTGGTGCATTTATGTGGCCGCCCCTTGCCGGGAACCCGGCTTTCACCGCTGGGGCGCGAGACCGCTATTCAGCGAGTGGCGTGGGGGGATGATGGCTGGCTACGGCTCGCCGATGGGGGCAATACCCCGGCTTTAAAGGTCACCGTGAGTGGTGTTTCCCAAAAGCCCCCTGTGCCGGAGGAGCGCTACGATTTTGAAACGGACACCCTGCCTGCCGCCTTTCAGTGGCTGCGTACCCCTTATCCTGATCGGCTCTTTTCGCTTACCGAGCGGCCCGGCTACTTGCGCCTGTTTGGCCGTGAGTCGGTCGGTTCCTGGTTTGAGCAAGCGCTCGTGGCGCGCCGTCAGGACTGCATCCACTGTAGCGCCGAAACGACACTTGAATTTGAGCCTGACGATATCCAGCAGTTTGCCGGGCTGATCGCCTACTACAACCGCTTCAAATTCCATTACCTGGCGGTGACCCTGAATGACGTCGGCGACAAGGTGCTGAGCGTAATCAGCTGTCTGGATGATTGGCCTAACGGGAATCTGGAGATAGCTGATGCGAGCGTGCGCCTTGCCCCTGGCGGCAAGATTCGGCTCGGGCTGGATATCCACGCCCGGGAGCTGCGCTTTCGCTATGCCCAAGGTGGCGGGGAGTGGCAGCCGATCGGCCCCGCGCTGGACGCTGGCCTGCTCTCCGACGAAGGCAGCGGTCGCGCCCATGGCTACTTTACCGGCACCTTTTTAGGCATGGCCGCCTACGACATTAGCGGACGCGGCACCCCCGCCGACTTCCAGGCGTTCTGCTATCGCCGCGCCCCTCTTTCAGAGACGAGATAA
- a CDS encoding SDR family NAD(P)-dependent oxidoreductase yields the protein MNQHSARYVSLEQRVVFITGGGSGIGAALTRAFHHQGARVVFVDINDAASEALVAELSGETGEAPRYHHCDIRDVASLQQVIAETGREIGPIHTLVNNAANDDRHSWREVDVAYWDERMSLNLRPMFFAAQAAAEQMIEAGGGSIINFGSVSVQMALGGLPAYVTAKAAAHGLTRSLARELGEHNIRVNTLVPGSVITERQLEKWISPEDEVAIQQRQCLKMRLEAEHIAPAVLFLASAESQAITGQELAVDAGWA from the coding sequence ATGAATCAGCACTCAGCGCGCTATGTAAGCCTTGAGCAGCGTGTGGTCTTTATTACCGGCGGTGGCAGCGGCATTGGCGCCGCGCTCACCCGTGCCTTTCATCATCAGGGCGCGCGGGTGGTGTTTGTCGATATCAACGACGCCGCCAGCGAGGCGCTGGTCGCTGAACTCAGCGGCGAGACTGGCGAGGCACCTCGTTATCACCACTGCGACATTCGTGATGTGGCCAGCCTACAGCAGGTCATCGCCGAGACCGGCCGGGAGATTGGGCCGATTCATACCCTGGTCAACAATGCCGCCAACGATGATCGCCACTCCTGGCGGGAGGTAGATGTGGCCTATTGGGATGAGCGTATGTCGCTCAACCTGCGGCCGATGTTTTTTGCCGCCCAGGCGGCGGCTGAACAGATGATTGAGGCGGGCGGGGGATCGATTATCAATTTTGGCTCGGTCAGCGTACAGATGGCGCTGGGGGGGCTGCCCGCTTATGTCACCGCCAAAGCGGCGGCCCACGGCCTAACCCGCAGCCTGGCCAGGGAGCTGGGTGAGCACAACATCCGTGTTAATACCCTGGTGCCCGGTTCGGTGATAACCGAGCGCCAGCTCGAAAAGTGGATTAGCCCTGAAGACGAAGTCGCTATTCAACAACGCCAGTGCCTAAAAATGCGCCTTGAAGCCGAGCATATCGCCCCCGCGGTGCTGTTTTTAGCCAGCGCCGAAAGCCAGGCGATTACCGGTCAGGAGCTGGCGGTAGATGCCGGCTGGGCCTGA
- a CDS encoding carbohydrate ABC transporter permease produces the protein MTTLDRTAVPRRGNADRVKKGLVSGKFTALLILLPPALILFSLFVILPLADAVYYSGFSWNGYGAPSDFVGTQNYQRLLDHSVFHTALWNTAKLILVSLLIQMPLALGLALLVYRKTPTNTLFRLVFFLPYILAEVAAGLIWSFVFDGDYGITSSLLHAMGQESVYVLADHQWAFPAIMTVIVWKYFGFHMMIYIAALQSVPKDLVEAAKLEGAKPRQVALFVQIPLIKHALVVSGFFAIIGSLQIFDIIIPMTNGGPSNSTHTIVTYLYSFGLSRLNIGFGSATAVVLFVLAIGIAFFYQRTTGKGSKA, from the coding sequence ATGACCACGCTTGACCGAACCGCCGTGCCGCGGAGAGGGAATGCTGACCGGGTGAAGAAAGGCTTGGTAAGCGGTAAATTCACCGCGCTGCTGATTCTGCTGCCACCGGCGTTAATTCTGTTTTCGCTATTCGTCATTCTGCCGCTCGCGGATGCTGTTTATTACAGCGGCTTTTCCTGGAATGGCTATGGAGCGCCCAGTGACTTTGTCGGCACGCAAAATTATCAGCGGCTGCTCGATCACTCGGTGTTTCATACCGCGCTATGGAATACCGCCAAGCTTATTCTGGTCTCGCTACTGATCCAGATGCCCCTGGCGCTGGGTCTGGCGCTGTTGGTGTACCGTAAAACACCCACCAACACCCTGTTTAGATTGGTGTTTTTTCTGCCCTATATCCTGGCAGAAGTGGCTGCCGGGCTTATCTGGAGCTTTGTCTTCGACGGTGACTACGGCATTACCAGCTCGCTGCTGCATGCCATGGGCCAGGAGTCGGTATATGTGCTGGCCGACCACCAGTGGGCGTTCCCCGCGATTATGACCGTGATCGTTTGGAAGTACTTTGGCTTCCATATGATGATCTATATTGCCGCTCTACAGAGCGTGCCCAAGGATCTTGTCGAGGCCGCCAAGCTGGAAGGGGCGAAACCCAGGCAGGTTGCGCTCTTTGTGCAAATCCCGCTGATTAAGCACGCCCTCGTCGTCAGTGGTTTCTTTGCCATTATCGGCTCGCTACAGATCTTCGACATTATCATCCCGATGACTAACGGTGGTCCCTCCAACTCGACCCATACCATCGTTACCTACCTGTATAGCTTTGGTCTCTCACGGCTCAATATTGGCTTTGGTAGCGCCACAGCGGTAGTGCTGTTTGTGCTCGCTATCGGGATCGCCTTCTTCTACCAACGCACCACCGGCAAGGGGAGTAAGGCATGA
- a CDS encoding carbohydrate ABC transporter permease, whose amino-acid sequence MKNITTRNTLRVIVLIVVASIVIGPLLAAFFGGFKGNSELRTNPLWLPDSWDAGNYIGILLDGNFWRYLGNSFFISLMTVFLTLVVGAAAAYVFSQIHFFGAKMILSYLLLGLMFPFAAAILPLFIKVRDLGLLDTYWAVILPQTAFGLSLAILLFKAFFDQLPKELFEAAYVDGCSYLRFFWSFTLPLSTPILATVGVFVFVQSWNNFLLPLVVLNDRSIYTWPLGMMQFQGEYLTQWNMILAFVTLTIIPAVIFFLAAQKYIVAGLTGGSVKG is encoded by the coding sequence ATGAAAAATATCACTACCCGTAACACCCTGCGGGTGATCGTCCTGATTGTGGTGGCAAGCATTGTTATTGGCCCGCTGTTAGCGGCGTTCTTCGGTGGCTTTAAGGGCAATTCTGAGCTGCGCACCAATCCGCTGTGGCTGCCCGACAGTTGGGATGCGGGCAATTACATCGGCATCCTGCTGGATGGCAACTTCTGGCGCTATTTGGGCAACTCGTTTTTCATCTCGTTAATGACGGTGTTTTTAACCCTGGTGGTAGGTGCTGCCGCGGCTTATGTGTTTTCGCAGATCCACTTCTTCGGCGCCAAGATGATCCTCTCCTACCTGCTGCTGGGGCTGATGTTTCCCTTCGCGGCGGCCATTTTGCCGCTGTTTATCAAGGTGCGCGATTTGGGCCTGCTGGATACCTACTGGGCGGTGATCCTGCCCCAGACGGCGTTTGGTTTGTCGCTGGCGATTCTGCTCTTCAAGGCCTTCTTCGACCAACTGCCTAAAGAGCTGTTTGAAGCGGCCTACGTCGATGGCTGCAGTTACTTGCGCTTCTTCTGGTCGTTCACGCTGCCGCTCTCGACCCCCATTCTGGCCACCGTGGGCGTGTTCGTCTTTGTGCAGAGCTGGAACAACTTCCTGCTGCCGCTGGTGGTGCTCAACGACCGCTCTATCTACACCTGGCCGCTGGGCATGATGCAGTTCCAAGGGGAGTATCTGACTCAGTGGAACATGATTCTGGCCTTCGTGACCTTGACCATCATTCCGGCAGTTATCTTCTTTCTCGCCGCCCAGAAATACATCGTGGCTGGCCTGACTGGCGGATCTGTTAAAGGATAA
- a CDS encoding ABC transporter substrate-binding protein has translation MQVSNNYNVPCSRPRHLALAVAVVAALGSVSAAADTTVTVLRVESSSAEKRYYDEVVAEFESQHPDINVEFEYLANEAYKTRLPTMLQSSQRPDIYYTWGGEGLRDQVDAGFVRDLTEPMRDGWQDIYPTSAVLAFTLDDRVYGAPLYATVVGIWANTALTEPAGVNVETIKTWEDFENAVVALREEGITPLVVGGQDGWPLHFYWGSLVTRLAGGEGIEAAKSGDNGGFNGEPFVRAGEMLQALVELDPFQSGFMATSYERASGMFGDGEAAFHVMGDWDYLPSKQRSASGEGVPDEDLRFIPFPTVAGGEGNEQSFGGMNGFAVTRDAPDEAVEFLRFLLNAENQRKAAATGIFVPVAEGSAEALETPYARRVAEILDESEFHQVFLDQALGTSVGATINDISGDLAQGVITPEEAAARIEEAWQFR, from the coding sequence ATGCAGGTATCTAACAACTACAACGTGCCCTGTTCACGCCCTCGTCACTTAGCGCTAGCCGTTGCCGTTGTTGCTGCTTTGGGATCCGTCTCTGCGGCAGCCGATACCACGGTGACGGTGTTAAGGGTTGAGAGCAGCAGCGCTGAAAAACGCTACTACGATGAGGTGGTCGCCGAGTTTGAGTCGCAACATCCCGATATTAACGTTGAGTTCGAATACCTGGCCAACGAGGCCTACAAAACGCGCCTGCCCACCATGCTGCAGTCCAGCCAGCGCCCGGATATCTACTATACCTGGGGCGGCGAAGGGCTGCGCGATCAGGTGGATGCGGGGTTTGTACGCGACTTAACCGAGCCGATGCGCGATGGCTGGCAGGATATCTACCCCACGTCAGCGGTACTCGCCTTCACCCTGGATGATCGTGTCTATGGTGCGCCGCTCTACGCCACCGTGGTGGGAATCTGGGCGAACACCGCGCTGACGGAGCCGGCAGGGGTCAATGTCGAAACGATCAAGACCTGGGAGGATTTTGAAAACGCCGTGGTGGCGCTGCGGGAAGAGGGCATAACGCCGCTGGTAGTCGGTGGTCAGGATGGCTGGCCGCTGCACTTCTATTGGGGCTCTTTAGTCACTCGTCTGGCCGGTGGTGAAGGCATCGAAGCGGCCAAAAGTGGTGACAACGGCGGCTTTAACGGCGAGCCCTTTGTACGTGCCGGTGAAATGCTGCAGGCGCTGGTCGAGCTTGACCCTTTTCAGTCCGGCTTTATGGCCACCTCCTACGAGCGTGCCAGCGGCATGTTTGGCGATGGGGAGGCCGCCTTTCATGTGATGGGTGACTGGGACTACCTTCCTTCCAAGCAGCGCTCTGCCAGCGGAGAGGGCGTTCCGGATGAGGACTTGCGTTTTATTCCTTTCCCAACAGTGGCCGGAGGAGAGGGAAACGAGCAGAGTTTCGGCGGTATGAACGGCTTTGCTGTTACCCGCGACGCCCCCGACGAAGCGGTGGAGTTCCTGCGTTTTCTACTCAATGCAGAGAATCAGCGCAAAGCCGCGGCCACGGGCATCTTTGTGCCGGTTGCCGAGGGTTCCGCCGAAGCGCTTGAAACCCCCTATGCCCGCCGCGTCGCAGAGATCCTTGATGAGTCCGAATTCCATCAGGTGTTCCTGGATCAAGCGCTGGGCACCTCCGTCGGTGCGACCATCAACGACATTAGTGGCGATCTGGCCCAAGGCGTGATCACGCCGGAAGAGGCCGCCGCCCGGATCGAAGAGGCCTGGCAGTTTAGATGA
- a CDS encoding sugar phosphate isomerase/epimerase family protein, with protein MNTIKGPALFLAQFAGDEAPFNTLDSIAAWAAGLGYQGVQIPSWDARMIDLKRAAESRTYCDEIKGTMAEHGLALTELSTHLQGQLVAVHPAYDEMFDGFAVPEVRGNPKARQAWAVDQLKLAAKASQNLGLTDHGTFSGSLAWPFIYPWPQRPAGLIETAFDELAKRWRPILDAFDEAGVNLCYEIHPGEDLHDGITFEMFLERVGNHPRCHILYDPSHLILQQLDYRGFLDVYRDHIQMFHVKDAEFNPSPKQGVYSGYQSWTERAGRFRSLGDGQIDFKSIFSWMAANDYHGWAVLEWECCLKHPEVGAREGATFIRDHIIEVTERAFDDFADGGSDEAANRRILGL; from the coding sequence ATGAACACAATCAAAGGGCCAGCGCTCTTTCTCGCCCAATTTGCCGGTGATGAAGCCCCGTTTAACACTCTTGATAGCATTGCCGCCTGGGCGGCGGGGCTAGGCTATCAGGGCGTGCAGATTCCCAGTTGGGATGCGCGCATGATCGATCTAAAACGCGCCGCCGAGAGCCGCACCTACTGCGACGAGATCAAAGGCACCATGGCTGAACACGGCTTAGCGCTTACCGAACTCTCCACCCACCTTCAGGGCCAGTTGGTCGCCGTGCACCCTGCTTATGACGAGATGTTCGACGGTTTCGCGGTACCCGAAGTACGCGGTAATCCCAAGGCTCGCCAAGCCTGGGCCGTTGATCAGCTCAAGCTGGCCGCCAAGGCATCGCAAAACCTCGGCCTCACCGATCACGGCACCTTCTCCGGTTCCCTGGCGTGGCCGTTTATCTACCCCTGGCCCCAGCGCCCTGCGGGCTTGATCGAAACCGCCTTTGACGAACTGGCCAAACGCTGGCGGCCGATACTGGATGCGTTTGATGAAGCGGGAGTGAACCTCTGCTACGAGATTCATCCCGGCGAAGATCTCCACGACGGCATCACCTTTGAGATGTTCCTGGAACGGGTCGGCAACCACCCGCGCTGCCACATTCTTTACGACCCCAGCCACCTGATTCTGCAGCAGCTCGACTACCGCGGCTTTTTGGATGTGTACCGCGATCACATTCAGATGTTTCACGTTAAGGACGCCGAATTTAATCCCAGCCCCAAACAGGGCGTCTACTCCGGTTACCAGTCGTGGACGGAACGTGCTGGCCGCTTCCGCTCGCTTGGCGATGGCCAAATCGATTTCAAGTCGATCTTCTCCTGGATGGCGGCCAACGACTACCACGGCTGGGCGGTGCTGGAGTGGGAGTGCTGCCTGAAGCACCCGGAAGTCGGCGCCCGTGAAGGCGCGACCTTTATCCGCGACCACATCATCGAGGTCACCGAGCGGGCATTTGATGACTTCGCCGACGGTGGCTCTGATGAGGCCGCCAATCGACGCATTCTGGGTCTTTAA
- a CDS encoding ABC transporter substrate-binding protein, with translation MRTIKTAVKACVTTAALTSAIGLSGAAVAQEYTIGVSIPAATHGWTGGVNYHAEEAKKRLEALYPDIEITISTAGTAGEQANDLEDLVSLRNIDALVVLPFESGPLTDPVRRVKDSGVFVTVVDRGLTEEGIEDLYVAGNNHELGRVSGEYIRERLDDEGDIVVLRGIPTVIDDERVQGFQEAIEGSDINILDMQHANWNRDDGFEVMQDYLSRFDSIDAVWAQDDDIALGVIEAVRQADREDELFIVGGAGMKDIIKRVMDGDELVPVDVLYPPAMIATAMDLTVQHFVSNGPVLGEYILGSPLITQENAEQYYFPDSPF, from the coding sequence ATGCGAACCATCAAGACAGCAGTGAAGGCCTGCGTCACTACTGCAGCACTCACTTCAGCAATAGGGCTCTCCGGCGCCGCGGTTGCCCAGGAGTACACCATCGGTGTATCTATTCCCGCCGCCACCCACGGCTGGACGGGTGGGGTCAATTACCACGCTGAAGAGGCCAAAAAACGCCTTGAAGCGCTCTATCCCGATATCGAAATCACCATCTCCACCGCGGGCACGGCCGGTGAGCAAGCCAATGATCTGGAAGACTTGGTATCGCTGCGCAATATCGATGCGCTGGTGGTGCTGCCGTTTGAGTCTGGCCCACTGACGGATCCAGTGCGCCGTGTGAAAGACTCGGGTGTATTTGTCACCGTGGTGGATCGGGGCCTGACGGAAGAGGGTATTGAAGATCTCTACGTGGCGGGCAACAACCATGAGTTAGGCCGCGTGTCCGGCGAGTACATCCGTGAGCGTTTGGACGATGAAGGCGACATTGTGGTGCTGCGCGGCATCCCTACCGTGATCGACGATGAGCGGGTGCAAGGCTTCCAAGAGGCCATCGAAGGCTCTGACATTAATATCCTCGATATGCAGCACGCTAACTGGAACCGCGACGATGGCTTTGAAGTGATGCAGGACTACCTGTCGCGCTTCGACAGCATCGACGCCGTTTGGGCTCAGGATGACGATATCGCTCTGGGGGTCATTGAAGCGGTGCGCCAGGCGGATCGTGAAGATGAGCTGTTTATCGTTGGTGGCGCGGGCATGAAGGACATTATCAAGCGGGTCATGGACGGTGATGAGCTAGTGCCGGTAGACGTGCTATATCCACCTGCCATGATCGCCACAGCCATGGATCTCACCGTGCAGCATTTTGTCTCTAATGGCCCGGTGCTGGGCGAATATATTCTTGGCTCCCCGCTAATTACCCAGGAGAACGCCGAGCAGTACTACTTCCCCGATTCGCCGTTCTGA
- a CDS encoding Gfo/Idh/MocA family protein — MSTQQDTSRRLRLGMVGGGQGAFIGGVHRIAARLDDHYELVAGAFASDPERSRAAAAELHVADDRAYPDYQTMAEAERKRSDAIDVVAIVTPNHVHFDAARTFLEAGFHVICDKPMTITLEEAQSLAELVERSGLFFGLTHNYSGYPLVRQAREMVANGELGDLRVVQVEYPQDWLSTRLEESGVKQAEWRTDPKRSGPAGCLGDIGTHAYHLARYVTGLQLESLAADMHTFVEGRALDDNVHMLLRFKGGARGMLWSSQVAPGNENGLQLRVYGSKGGLEWRQENPNQIMHSPLGEPSRILTRNGPGLGEAAMASARIPAGIRKVTSKPLPSSIAILQCKFEPTRRV, encoded by the coding sequence ATGAGCACTCAACAAGACACCTCGCGTCGGCTCCGCCTGGGTATGGTCGGCGGTGGCCAGGGCGCGTTTATTGGCGGGGTGCACCGCATTGCCGCCCGGCTGGATGACCACTACGAACTGGTGGCCGGGGCCTTTGCCTCTGACCCCGAGCGCAGCCGGGCCGCCGCGGCGGAACTACACGTCGCCGATGACCGCGCCTATCCCGACTACCAAACCATGGCCGAGGCGGAGCGTAAGCGGTCGGATGCCATCGATGTGGTCGCCATCGTCACCCCCAATCATGTCCATTTCGACGCGGCGCGCACCTTTCTTGAAGCGGGTTTTCATGTCATCTGCGATAAGCCGATGACGATCACATTGGAAGAGGCCCAGAGTCTCGCCGAGTTGGTGGAACGAAGCGGGCTTTTCTTCGGCTTGACCCATAACTACTCCGGCTACCCGTTAGTCCGCCAAGCGCGGGAAATGGTCGCCAACGGTGAGCTGGGCGATCTGCGCGTTGTTCAAGTGGAGTACCCGCAGGACTGGCTCTCCACCCGTCTGGAAGAGAGTGGCGTAAAGCAAGCCGAGTGGCGTACCGACCCCAAACGCAGCGGCCCGGCGGGCTGCTTGGGCGATATCGGCACCCACGCCTACCACCTGGCGCGCTATGTGACCGGGTTGCAACTGGAATCCCTCGCCGCCGATATGCACACCTTTGTCGAAGGCCGCGCGCTGGATGACAACGTGCATATGCTGCTGCGCTTCAAGGGCGGTGCCCGAGGCATGCTGTGGTCGAGCCAAGTGGCGCCGGGGAACGAAAACGGCCTACAGCTGCGGGTTTATGGAAGCAAAGGCGGCCTTGAGTGGCGTCAGGAAAATCCCAATCAGATCATGCATTCACCGTTGGGAGAGCCCTCGCGCATCTTAACCCGCAACGGCCCGGGTTTAGGTGAAGCCGCGATGGCATCAGCGCGCATCCCCGCGGGCATCCGGAAGGTTACCTCGAAGCCTTTGCCCAGCTCTATCGCGATTTTGCAGTGCAAATTCGAGCCCACCAGAAGGGTGTAA
- a CDS encoding ABC transporter permease — protein MANNKTTNKAANPTTQKKGFSIDLKTWGPFVALLALALLGVLINPAFLGLDNLSNMLTRSAFIGIIAIGATFVITAGGLDLSVGAMAAFIAGVMIILMNSLVEQFGAGLTTVLFGVGASLLLGLCAGFINGMVTTKGKIEAFIVTLGTMGIYRSLVTYLADGGTLTLDWAVRDIYRPVYYGSFLGITIPVWVFLAVAIIGYILLNYTRFGRYCFAIGSNEKVAEYSAIHVDRIKTMTYMLQGVCVALATIIYVPRLGSASGATGVLWELEAIAAVIIGGTMLKGGHGRIWGTVVGAIMLTMIGNILNLTDAISNYLNGTVQGIIIIVAVYLQRASWRKTAP, from the coding sequence ATGGCTAATAACAAAACAACGAATAAAGCAGCTAACCCAACCACTCAGAAAAAGGGTTTCTCCATAGACCTTAAAACCTGGGGGCCTTTCGTCGCGCTACTTGCCCTGGCACTGCTGGGTGTGCTGATTAATCCGGCTTTTCTGGGGCTGGATAATCTCTCAAACATGCTCACCCGCAGTGCCTTTATCGGCATTATCGCCATCGGCGCTACCTTTGTGATTACCGCAGGCGGTTTGGATCTGTCGGTAGGGGCGATGGCGGCCTTTATTGCCGGGGTGATGATTATTCTGATGAACAGCCTGGTCGAGCAGTTTGGCGCGGGGCTGACCACCGTGCTGTTCGGCGTAGGTGCCTCACTGCTACTCGGGCTGTGCGCTGGTTTTATCAACGGCATGGTGACCACCAAAGGCAAAATAGAAGCCTTTATCGTCACCCTTGGCACCATGGGAATTTACCGCTCGTTGGTCACTTACCTCGCCGATGGCGGCACCCTGACACTGGATTGGGCGGTGCGTGATATCTATCGCCCGGTCTATTACGGCAGCTTCCTGGGCATCACTATTCCGGTCTGGGTGTTTCTGGCGGTCGCCATTATTGGCTATATCCTCCTCAACTACACCCGCTTCGGACGCTACTGCTTTGCCATCGGCTCCAATGAAAAAGTCGCCGAATATAGCGCCATTCACGTGGATCGTATCAAGACCATGACCTACATGCTGCAGGGCGTGTGCGTGGCGTTGGCGACGATTATCTATGTGCCTCGGCTGGGCTCTGCTTCAGGGGCTACCGGGGTGCTCTGGGAGTTAGAGGCAATTGCCGCGGTGATCATCGGTGGCACCATGCTTAAGGGCGGCCATGGGCGCATCTGGGGCACGGTGGTGGGCGCTATTATGCTCACCATGATCGGCAATATTCTCAATTTGACCGACGCCATCTCTAATTATCTCAACGGTACGGTGCAGGGGATCATCATTATTGTGGCGGTCTACCTGCAGCGTGCCTCGTGGAGAAAAACAGCGCCTTAA